One segment of Polaribacter huanghezhanensis DNA contains the following:
- a CDS encoding thioredoxin family protein: protein MNTIIKESLAKSLSYKTYRKIVSDLLDEGKSTGPEQSADLLNYSILNDARMNRLDKKTKLTDATIEALKSTKNKQTWLLITESWCGDAAQIMPVINKMSLQSDNVNLKVVLRDENEALMNQFLTNGSKSIPKLVVLNENEEVISSWGPRPSIATKMVNDYKEKHGGLDADFKRDLQVWYNKNKGENIQEDVVAFLEK, encoded by the coding sequence ATGAACACAATTATTAAAGAGAGTTTGGCAAAAAGTTTGTCGTACAAAACTTATAGAAAAATAGTTAGTGATTTGTTAGATGAAGGCAAATCTACTGGGCCAGAACAATCAGCAGATTTATTAAATTACAGTATCTTAAACGATGCAAGAATGAATCGTTTAGACAAAAAAACAAAGCTTACGGATGCTACTATTGAAGCTTTAAAAAGTACAAAAAATAAACAAACTTGGTTGTTAATTACAGAAAGTTGGTGTGGCGACGCAGCTCAAATTATGCCTGTAATTAACAAGATGAGTTTGCAAAGTGATAATGTAAATTTAAAAGTTGTGTTACGCGATGAAAATGAAGCATTGATGAATCAATTTTTAACAAACGGAAGCAAATCTATTCCGAAATTAGTTGTTTTGAATGAAAATGAAGAAGTGATTTCTTCTTGGGGACCAAGACCTTCAATTGCTACTAAAATGGTAAATGATTACAAAGAAAAACACGGAGGATTAGATGCTGATTTTAAAAGAGATTTACAAGTCTGGTACAATAAAAATAAAGGTGAAAACATTCAAGAAGATGTTGTTGCTTTTTTAGAAAAATAA
- a CDS encoding NAD-dependent epimerase/dehydratase family protein, which produces MSDTILIIGACGQIGSELTQKLREIYGNDSVIATDIREGKEDLMNSGPFEILDATNKEGILKIVQKYKVTQVYLMAAMLSATAEKYPQKAWELNMNSLLGVLELAKDKHIKQVYWPSSIASFGPTSPKINTPQQTIMEPTTVYGISKLAGEHWCNYYHNRYGVDVRSIRYPGIISWKTKPGGGTTDYAVDIYFKAVENQSYECFLSENTRLPMMYMQDAIDATIKIMQADAATIKTRTSYNLAAISFTPEEMAAEIKKHIPEFKISYKTDFRQQIADSWPQVIDDLNARKDWGWKHQFDLELMTKEMLKNLQ; this is translated from the coding sequence ATGAGTGACACCATTTTAATTATTGGAGCTTGCGGGCAAATAGGTTCTGAACTTACCCAGAAACTTAGAGAAATTTACGGAAATGATAGCGTTATCGCTACAGATATTAGAGAAGGAAAAGAAGATTTAATGAATTCTGGACCGTTCGAAATTTTAGACGCTACCAATAAAGAAGGTATTTTAAAAATTGTTCAAAAATACAAGGTTACTCAAGTTTATTTAATGGCAGCAATGCTTTCTGCAACCGCTGAAAAATATCCACAAAAAGCGTGGGAATTAAATATGAACTCTTTACTCGGAGTTTTAGAATTGGCAAAAGATAAACACATTAAACAAGTGTATTGGCCAAGTTCTATTGCTTCTTTCGGACCAACATCACCAAAAATAAATACGCCACAACAAACCATCATGGAACCAACCACCGTTTACGGAATTAGTAAATTGGCTGGCGAACATTGGTGTAATTATTATCATAATAGATATGGAGTTGATGTTAGGAGCATTCGCTATCCTGGAATTATAAGTTGGAAAACAAAACCGGGCGGAGGAACTACAGATTATGCTGTTGATATCTATTTTAAAGCAGTAGAAAATCAATCGTATGAATGTTTTTTAAGTGAAAATACACGTTTGCCAATGATGTATATGCAAGACGCTATTGATGCAACTATAAAAATTATGCAAGCTGATGCCGCTACAATTAAAACCAGAACTTCTTATAATTTAGCCGCAATTAGTTTTACTCCAGAAGAAATGGCGGCTGAAATAAAAAAACACATTCCTGAGTTTAAAATTTCGTATAAAACCGATTTTAGACAACAAATTGCAGATAGTTGGCCGCAAGTAATTGATGATTTAAATGCCAGAAAAGATTGGGGTTGGAAGCATCAATTTGATTTGGAGTTGATGACCAAAGAAATGCTTAAAAACTTACAGTAG
- a CDS encoding DUF3098 domain-containing protein yields MSKKENNTKPEFLFGKRNYIIMLIGAAFIALGFILMAGGGSDDPNVFNPEIYNWRRIRLAPTLVIIGLGIEIYAILAKPKK; encoded by the coding sequence ATGAGCAAAAAAGAAAACAACACAAAACCAGAATTTCTTTTTGGTAAAAGAAATTATATCATTATGCTAATTGGCGCTGCTTTTATTGCCTTAGGATTTATCTTAATGGCTGGCGGCGGAAGCGACGATCCGAATGTTTTTAATCCAGAAATTTACAATTGGAGACGTATTCGATTAGCACCAACTTTGGTCATTATCGGGTTGGGAATAGAAATTTATGCAATTTTAGCAAAACCTAAAAAATAA
- a CDS encoding regulatory protein RecX: protein MNEQKYFSIEEIKRKLERYCVYQDRCHKEIETKLREFILIEEAKNQIILHLMEHDFLNEERFSKSFARGKFKIKNWGKQRIIRELKSRDISEYNIKTALKEIDEEEYLATINKIAVKRNSILNESDFYKRKKKLTDYLIRKGYEFDLIFSTIKRVLEKNNF, encoded by the coding sequence ATGAATGAACAAAAATATTTTTCAATTGAAGAAATCAAAAGGAAATTAGAAAGATACTGTGTCTATCAAGATCGTTGTCATAAAGAAATTGAAACAAAACTAAGAGAGTTCATCCTAATTGAAGAAGCAAAAAATCAAATAATTTTGCATTTGATGGAACATGATTTTTTAAATGAAGAACGCTTTTCTAAAAGTTTTGCAAGAGGAAAATTTAAGATTAAAAATTGGGGAAAACAAAGAATCATAAGAGAATTAAAATCTAGAGATATTTCTGAATACAATATAAAAACGGCACTTAAAGAAATAGATGAAGAAGAATATTTGGCAACAATCAATAAAATTGCAGTGAAACGAAATTCAATATTAAACGAGTCAGATTTTTATAAAAGAAAAAAGAAATTAACAGATTACCTAATCAGAAAAGGATACGAATTTGATCTTATTTTTTCAACGATTAAAAGAGTATTAGAAAAAAATAATTTTTAA
- a CDS encoding ABC transporter ATPase has protein sequence MLVEYTSLPETAKVWIYPSNRKFYDSEIDGIHQKIKAFLESWKADDATFQVSYQLLYNRFIVLFADGSNTALSNTDIDTSVQFILQLQQEHEVELLDRMNVCFKQGEFVQYKELKDFKKLLKNRAVTGKSIVFDNLVTTKEEFENYWEVPISESWYGRFLK, from the coding sequence ATGCTAGTAGAATATACATCGCTTCCAGAAACAGCCAAAGTTTGGATTTATCCATCAAACAGAAAATTTTACGATTCAGAAATTGACGGAATTCATCAAAAAATAAAAGCTTTTTTAGAAAGCTGGAAAGCAGATGATGCAACTTTTCAGGTTTCTTACCAATTGTTGTATAATCGGTTTATTGTATTGTTTGCAGATGGTTCTAATACTGCATTATCAAATACTGATATTGATACTTCTGTTCAGTTTATTTTACAATTGCAACAAGAACATGAAGTTGAATTGTTAGACAGAATGAATGTGTGTTTTAAGCAAGGCGAATTTGTGCAATACAAAGAACTAAAAGATTTTAAAAAATTACTAAAGAACAGAGCGGTTACAGGAAAATCTATTGTGTTTGATAATTTAGTAACCACTAAAGAAGAATTTGAAAATTATTGGGAAGTACCCATTTCTGAAAGTTGGTATGGACGTTTTTTAAAATAA
- a CDS encoding cell division protein FtsX, translating into MSTSFDKYQKRRLRSSYFSVIVSISLVLFMVGVLGLILLKSTSVANHVKEKTAMTLFLKDNVTKKNIEDLRTSLLKEKFTKQIVYISKEEAAKFHSKDLGEDFVQFLGTNPLKNGIDIYVKAEFVTPEKMAEIEKKFQKNAFVLEVSYDKPLIEFLTKNIQKISFWLLVVSAFFALISILLINSALRLSVYSKRFNIKTMQMVGATKSFIRKPFILQGMKLGLIGSIISLIGLGTVIYYTNKYIPALQLLNDYALLSYLFGGVLVVAFLITWLSTYFATQRFLNLQTDELYY; encoded by the coding sequence ATGTCTACATCTTTTGACAAATATCAAAAACGAAGATTGCGCTCTTCTTACTTTTCTGTAATTGTAAGTATTTCGTTGGTATTATTTATGGTTGGCGTTTTAGGATTGATTTTATTAAAATCTACAAGTGTTGCCAATCACGTGAAAGAAAAAACGGCAATGACCTTGTTTTTAAAAGACAATGTTACTAAAAAAAACATCGAAGATTTAAGAACTTCTTTGTTAAAAGAAAAATTTACCAAACAAATTGTATACATTTCTAAAGAGGAGGCTGCAAAATTTCACAGCAAAGATTTGGGTGAAGATTTTGTGCAATTTTTGGGAACAAATCCATTAAAAAACGGAATTGACATCTACGTAAAAGCCGAATTTGTTACGCCAGAAAAAATGGCGGAAATCGAAAAAAAGTTTCAAAAAAACGCCTTTGTTTTAGAAGTTTCTTACGACAAACCTTTGATTGAGTTTTTAACAAAAAACATTCAAAAAATTAGTTTTTGGTTGTTAGTTGTGAGCGCATTTTTCGCATTGATTTCTATTTTATTAATCAACAGTGCTTTGCGTTTATCGGTCTATTCTAAACGATTTAATATCAAAACCATGCAAATGGTTGGCGCTACAAAAAGCTTTATTAGAAAACCCTTTATTTTACAAGGAATGAAATTAGGTTTAATTGGTTCTATCATTTCATTAATTGGTTTAGGAACCGTTATTTATTACACAAATAAATACATCCCAGCCTTGCAATTGCTAAACGATTATGCATTGTTAAGCTATTTATTTGGCGGCGTTTTAGTGGTGGCATTTTTAATTACTTGGCTAAGTACTTATTTTGCAACACAACGTTTTTTAAATTTACAAACTGACGAATTATACTATTAA
- a CDS encoding efflux RND transporter permease subunit, translating into MSEKNKKIDKEFGFSSWAISNKTTMYVVMLVIFYLGISAFFDMPRESFPEIKETKIYVSSVYPGNTAEDIEKLITDPLEDKLKTVSNVIKITSTSQEDYSMVIVEFDENITVDQAKQKIKDEIDSETSGEDWPTFNGAKVEPNVFALSMSEEMPILNINISGDYPVGKLKEFGEYLQDEIENLQEIKQVDIRGVQDKEVEIAVDIYKMMAAKVSFNDIINTIKGGNVTMSAGNLITSGQRRTIRILGEIESPKELENFVVKSENNNPIYLKDVATVSFKEKDRTTYARDSGNRVVMLDVKKRAGTNMVAATEQIKVIVANTIKNVFPQDLKVTIANDQSATTISAVDDLVNNIIFGVILVVTVLMFFLGFKNAVFVGFAIPMSMFMSLLILNSLGYTLNTMILFGLIMGLGMLVDNGIVVVENVYRLMDEEGMSRTEAAKKGIGEIAFPIIISTATTVAAFIPLGLWPGVMGEFMKLLPITLSTVLGSSLFVAIFFNSVLVSDFMSVEDKNMPLKQIIKTTSIIACIGILILIFGGTYRALGSLMIFTAIMLWVYRLFLRKWANSFQTKTLPRLENWYERSLRKALKGSAPYWLIGGTFLLLIVAFVAFGASLGMQRTKVEFFPDNKPNQIIVYIEYPQGTDIEKTNVITKEIEAKVYAVLNDKQYMDGDYNFLVESAVSQVGEGAGNPQADGGSSAEMPHKGKITASMRQFKYRRGADSELLRQKVQKALVGIYPGVLISVEKDANGPPAGSPINIEIEGSDYNELIATAERMRDFINTKSIAGIDELKIDVNKDKPGMQVLVDRKKAGELGVSTSQVGQQIRTSIFGSKAGVYKEAGDDFDIYVRFNKENRYNTSAIFNQKITFRDNSGKVKEIPVSTLAKHTNNSGFSAIKHNDTKRVVTVYSALSPGYTDAAAIVSQVQKEMKSFHNLPKGIKIDYTGQIEEQNKQMSFLMGALITGLGLIFFILIFQFNSVSRPTIIMLAIFLSFIGVFGGLVITGASFVIMMTMMGIISLAGIVVNNGVVLLDYAQLLIDRKKAELGLDEKEFLEENDLFESIVRAGKARLRPVLLTAITTILGLVPLAIGFNINFFTLFSDFNPNIYMGGDNVVFWGPLAWTVIYGLLIATFLTLIVVPILFYLVTKFKMWLRLKMA; encoded by the coding sequence ATGTCAGAAAAAAACAAAAAAATAGATAAAGAATTTGGTTTTTCGTCTTGGGCAATTTCCAATAAAACAACCATGTATGTGGTAATGTTGGTTATTTTTTACTTAGGTATTTCAGCATTTTTTGATATGCCAAGAGAAAGTTTCCCAGAAATTAAAGAAACCAAAATATATGTCAGTTCTGTATATCCAGGAAATACCGCAGAAGATATCGAAAAATTAATTACAGATCCGTTAGAAGACAAACTAAAAACGGTAAGTAACGTAATAAAAATTACATCAACATCTCAAGAAGATTACTCTATGGTTATTGTAGAGTTTGATGAAAATATTACAGTAGATCAAGCAAAACAAAAGATAAAAGACGAAATAGATTCTGAAACTTCAGGAGAAGATTGGCCAACATTTAACGGTGCAAAAGTAGAACCAAATGTGTTTGCGCTAAGTATGAGTGAAGAAATGCCCATCTTAAATATTAATATTTCTGGTGATTACCCTGTAGGTAAACTAAAAGAGTTTGGTGAATATTTACAAGACGAAATAGAAAACTTGCAAGAAATTAAACAAGTAGATATTCGTGGAGTTCAAGATAAAGAGGTAGAAATTGCTGTTGATATTTACAAAATGATGGCGGCAAAAGTAAGCTTTAACGATATTATAAATACGATAAAAGGAGGAAATGTAACCATGTCTGCGGGGAACTTAATTACAAGTGGACAAAGGCGTACTATTAGAATTTTAGGAGAAATTGAAAGTCCAAAAGAGTTAGAAAATTTTGTAGTAAAATCAGAAAACAACAATCCTATTTATTTAAAAGATGTTGCCACGGTTTCTTTTAAAGAAAAAGACAGAACCACCTACGCAAGAGATTCTGGAAATCGTGTGGTGATGTTAGATGTTAAAAAACGTGCAGGAACAAATATGGTTGCCGCTACAGAACAAATAAAAGTAATTGTAGCCAATACTATAAAAAATGTCTTTCCACAAGATTTAAAAGTAACCATTGCAAATGACCAATCAGCTACTACAATTTCAGCGGTAGATGATTTGGTAAACAATATTATTTTCGGTGTTATTTTAGTAGTAACCGTTTTAATGTTTTTCTTAGGATTTAAAAATGCTGTTTTTGTTGGTTTTGCAATACCGATGTCCATGTTTATGTCCTTATTAATCTTGAACTCTCTTGGCTATACATTAAACACCATGATTCTTTTCGGATTAATTATGGGACTCGGAATGTTGGTTGATAACGGAATTGTAGTGGTAGAAAACGTATATCGTTTAATGGATGAAGAAGGCATGAGTAGAACCGAAGCCGCTAAAAAAGGAATTGGAGAAATTGCATTTCCTATTATCATTTCTACAGCAACAACGGTAGCGGCGTTTATTCCTTTAGGTTTATGGCCAGGAGTTATGGGAGAATTTATGAAATTGTTACCAATAACGTTATCTACTGTTTTGGGTTCATCATTATTTGTGGCAATCTTTTTCAACTCTGTTTTGGTCTCAGACTTTATGAGTGTAGAAGATAAAAACATGCCGTTAAAACAGATTATTAAAACCACAAGTATTATTGCATGTATTGGGATATTAATTTTAATTTTTGGAGGAACTTATAGAGCTTTAGGAAGTCTTATGATTTTTACTGCAATTATGTTGTGGGTTTATCGATTGTTCTTAAGAAAATGGGCAAATTCGTTTCAAACAAAGACGTTACCACGTTTAGAAAATTGGTATGAAAGGAGTTTACGTAAAGCATTAAAAGGAAGCGCACCGTATTGGTTGATTGGAGGAACGTTTTTGTTATTAATTGTAGCTTTTGTGGCGTTTGGTGCTTCTTTAGGAATGCAAAGAACCAAAGTAGAATTTTTCCCAGATAATAAGCCAAATCAAATTATAGTGTATATCGAATATCCGCAAGGAACCGATATTGAAAAAACAAATGTAATTACAAAAGAGATTGAAGCAAAAGTATATGCTGTTTTAAATGATAAACAATATATGGATGGCGACTACAATTTTCTGGTAGAAAGTGCTGTTTCTCAAGTTGGTGAAGGAGCTGGGAATCCGCAAGCAGATGGCGGCTCTTCGGCAGAAATGCCACACAAAGGTAAAATTACCGCTTCTATGCGTCAATTTAAATATAGAAGAGGTGCAGACAGCGAGTTGTTAAGACAAAAAGTACAAAAAGCATTGGTTGGCATTTATCCTGGAGTTTTAATTTCTGTAGAAAAAGATGCAAATGGGCCACCAGCTGGATCTCCAATTAATATTGAAATTGAAGGAAGTGATTACAATGAATTAATTGCAACTGCAGAAAGAATGCGTGATTTTATCAATACAAAAAGTATTGCGGGAATTGACGAATTAAAAATCGATGTAAACAAAGACAAACCAGGAATGCAAGTGCTTGTTGATAGAAAAAAAGCAGGAGAATTAGGAGTAAGCACATCACAAGTTGGTCAACAAATTCGTACTTCTATTTTTGGATCAAAAGCTGGGGTTTATAAAGAGGCTGGCGATGATTTTGATATCTATGTTCGTTTTAACAAAGAAAATAGATACAATACAAGTGCTATTTTTAATCAGAAAATAACATTTAGAGATAATTCTGGTAAAGTAAAAGAAATTCCGGTTTCTACATTGGCAAAACACACCAATAACTCTGGTTTTAGCGCTATCAAACACAACGACACAAAACGTGTGGTTACGGTCTATTCAGCATTATCTCCAGGATATACAGATGCAGCAGCAATTGTAAGTCAAGTTCAAAAAGAAATGAAATCTTTTCATAATTTACCAAAAGGAATTAAGATCGATTATACAGGGCAAATTGAAGAGCAAAACAAACAAATGTCTTTCTTAATGGGAGCATTAATTACAGGTCTAGGATTAATTTTCTTCATCTTAATTTTCCAATTTAACTCTGTCTCAAGACCAACAATTATTATGTTGGCAATCTTTTTAAGCTTTATTGGAGTTTTTGGAGGATTAGTTATTACTGGAGCATCTTTTGTAATTATGATGACCATGATGGGAATTATATCGCTCGCCGGAATTGTCGTAAACAATGGTGTTGTATTGTTAGATTATGCACAGCTATTGATCGATAGGAAAAAGGCAGAGTTAGGATTGGATGAAAAAGAATTTTTAGAAGAGAATGATTTGTTTGAAAGTATTGTAAGAGCTGGTAAAGCACGTTTGCGTCCGGTATTATTAACAGCGATTACAACTATCTTGGGACTGGTACCTTTAGCAATCGGATTTAACATTAACTTCTTTACATTATTTAGCGATTTTAATCCCAATATATATATGGGAGGAGACAATGTTGTGTTCTGGGGACCATTAGCATGGACAGTTATTTACGGTCTTTTAATAGCAACATTTTTAACATTAATAGTAGTGCCAATTCTATTTTACTTAGTCACAAAATTTAAAATGTGGTTGCGTTTAAAAATGGCATAA
- a CDS encoding undecaprenyl-diphosphate phosphatase, whose product MNLLDAIILAVIEGITEYLPVSSTGHMIIASSFMKIATDDFTKLFTIVIQLGAIMSVVILYWKRFFQSFAFYFKLLVAFIPAVILGLLLNDVIDELLESPVTVAVSLIIGGFILLKVDDWFKANEKFDAENPTAHTEISYLTALKIGFFQCLAMIPGTSRSGASIVGGMTQKINRKTAAEFSFFLAVPTMFGATLKKGYDYYKAGFELNSDQINYLILGNIIAFIVALIAIKSFIDYLSKKGFKIFGYYRIVLGVSLLIIHFFIYRLTI is encoded by the coding sequence ATGAATTTACTCGACGCAATTATTCTGGCAGTTATAGAAGGAATTACAGAATATTTACCTGTTTCATCTACAGGACACATGATTATTGCTTCTTCTTTTATGAAAATTGCAACCGATGATTTTACCAAATTGTTTACCATAGTTATTCAATTAGGTGCAATTATGTCTGTGGTGATTTTGTACTGGAAACGCTTTTTTCAAAGTTTCGCTTTTTACTTTAAACTCTTGGTCGCTTTTATTCCTGCAGTAATCTTAGGATTGCTTTTAAATGATGTAATTGATGAATTATTAGAAAGTCCGGTTACCGTTGCAGTTTCTTTAATTATTGGCGGATTTATTTTATTAAAAGTGGATGATTGGTTTAAAGCAAACGAAAAATTCGATGCAGAAAATCCGACTGCACACACAGAAATAAGTTATTTAACGGCTTTAAAAATTGGCTTTTTTCAATGTTTGGCAATGATTCCTGGAACTTCAAGAAGTGGCGCATCAATTGTTGGTGGAATGACGCAAAAAATCAACCGAAAAACTGCCGCAGAATTTTCATTTTTCTTAGCTGTACCAACCATGTTTGGTGCAACACTTAAAAAAGGATACGATTATTACAAAGCTGGTTTCGAGTTAAATTCTGATCAAATTAATTATTTAATTCTTGGAAATATTATTGCTTTTATTGTTGCCTTAATTGCCATTAAATCTTTTATTGATTATTTAAGTAAAAAAGGATTTAAAATCTTCGGTTATTACAGAATTGTATTAGGAGTTAGCCTTTTAATAATTCATTTTTTTATCTACAGATTAACGATTTAA
- the truB gene encoding tRNA pseudouridine(55) synthase TruB — MLTGEDYKNGQVLLIDKPLEWTSFQAVNKIRWHIRQRFHIKKIKVGHAGTLDPLATGLLIICTGKQTKNITEYQGQVKEYTGTFTVGGTTPSYDLETEVNETFSTAHITDELIHNATKQFIGTIQQRPPIFSAIKKDGKRLYELARKGETTEIATREITINEFEITNIDLPKIDFRVVCSKGTYIRSLAFDFGSALNSGAHLSALRRTKIGDYSVEKAVSIDAFIQHLEME, encoded by the coding sequence ATGTTAACTGGAGAAGACTACAAAAACGGACAGGTTTTATTGATTGATAAACCACTAGAATGGACTTCTTTTCAAGCAGTAAATAAAATTCGTTGGCACATTAGACAACGATTTCATATCAAAAAAATAAAAGTGGGTCATGCGGGTACTTTAGATCCGTTAGCAACTGGTTTACTAATTATTTGCACAGGAAAACAAACCAAAAACATAACCGAATATCAAGGTCAAGTTAAAGAATATACCGGTACATTTACTGTTGGCGGAACAACGCCGAGTTACGATTTAGAAACCGAAGTAAACGAAACATTTTCTACAGCACATATTACTGATGAATTGATTCACAATGCAACAAAACAATTTATTGGGACAATTCAACAAAGACCACCTATTTTTTCTGCAATCAAAAAAGACGGAAAGCGTTTGTATGAATTGGCTAGAAAAGGTGAAACTACAGAAATTGCTACCAGAGAAATTACCATCAATGAGTTTGAAATTACCAATATTGATTTACCTAAAATTGATTTTAGAGTGGTTTGTAGCAAAGGGACTTACATTAGATCTTTAGCTTTTGATTTTGGTAGCGCATTAAATTCTGGCGCACATTTATCTGCTTTAAGACGCACAAAAATTGGCGATTATTCGGTAGAGAAAGCAGTTTCTATTGATGCTTTTATCCAACATTTAGAAATGGAATAG